One window of the Streptomyces sp. ITFR-21 genome contains the following:
- the sdhA gene encoding succinate dehydrogenase flavoprotein subunit, translating to MQIHKYDTVIVGAGGAGMRAAIEATKRSRTAVLTKLYPTRSHTGAAQGGMAAALANVEEDNWEWHTFDTIKGGDYLVDQDAAEILAKEAIDAVLDLERMGLPFNRTPEGRIDQRRFGGHTRNHGEAAVRRACYAADRTGHMILQTLYQNCVKEGVEFFNEFYVLDQLLTEVDGVRRSAGVVAYELATGEIHIFQAKAVIYASGGTGKFFKVTSNAHTLTGDGQAAVYRRGLPLEDMEFFQFHPTGIWRMGILLTEGARGEGGILRNKDGERFMEKYAPVMKDLASRDVVSRAIYTEIREGRGCGPEGDHVYLDLTHLPPEQLDAKLPDITEFARTYLGIEPYTDPIPIQPTAHYAMGGIPTNVQGEVLSDNTTVVPGLYAAGEVACVSVHGANRLGTNSLLDINVFGRRSGIAAAEYAQANDYVPLPENPAQLVEEQVERLRSSVGSERVHDIRRELQECMDANVMVFRTEQTIKTAVEKIGELRDRYLRVSIQDKGRRFNTDLLEAVELGNLLDLAEVMAVSALARKESRGGHYREDYPNRDDVNFMRHTMAYREVEASGTESIRLDYKPVVQTRYQPMERKY from the coding sequence ATGCAGATCCACAAGTACGACACCGTCATCGTCGGCGCGGGCGGCGCCGGTATGCGCGCCGCCATCGAGGCCACCAAGCGCAGCCGCACCGCCGTCCTGACCAAGCTCTACCCGACCCGCTCCCACACCGGCGCCGCGCAGGGCGGCATGGCCGCCGCCCTCGCCAACGTCGAGGAGGACAACTGGGAGTGGCACACCTTCGACACGATCAAGGGCGGCGACTACCTGGTCGACCAGGACGCCGCCGAGATCCTGGCGAAGGAGGCCATCGACGCGGTCCTGGACCTGGAGCGGATGGGCCTGCCGTTCAACCGGACGCCCGAGGGGCGGATCGACCAGCGGCGGTTCGGCGGCCACACCCGCAACCACGGCGAGGCCGCGGTGCGCCGGGCCTGCTACGCCGCGGACCGCACCGGTCACATGATCCTCCAGACGCTGTACCAGAACTGCGTCAAGGAGGGCGTTGAGTTCTTCAACGAGTTCTACGTCCTCGACCAGTTGCTGACCGAGGTCGACGGGGTCCGGCGGTCGGCCGGCGTGGTCGCGTACGAGCTGGCCACCGGCGAGATCCACATCTTCCAGGCGAAGGCCGTGATCTACGCCTCCGGCGGCACCGGCAAGTTCTTCAAGGTGACCTCGAACGCGCACACCCTGACCGGCGACGGCCAGGCCGCGGTCTACCGGCGCGGACTGCCGCTGGAGGACATGGAGTTCTTCCAGTTCCACCCGACGGGCATCTGGCGGATGGGCATCCTGCTCACCGAGGGCGCCCGCGGCGAGGGCGGCATCCTGCGCAACAAGGACGGCGAGCGCTTCATGGAGAAGTACGCGCCGGTCATGAAGGACCTCGCCTCGCGGGACGTGGTGTCCCGGGCGATCTACACCGAGATCCGGGAGGGCCGCGGCTGCGGCCCCGAGGGCGACCACGTCTACCTGGACCTCACCCACCTGCCGCCGGAGCAGCTGGACGCGAAGCTGCCGGACATCACCGAGTTCGCCCGTACGTACCTGGGCATCGAGCCGTACACCGACCCCATCCCGATCCAGCCGACCGCGCACTACGCCATGGGCGGCATCCCGACCAACGTGCAGGGCGAGGTGCTCTCCGACAACACCACGGTGGTGCCGGGCCTGTACGCGGCCGGCGAGGTCGCCTGCGTGTCCGTGCACGGCGCCAACCGGCTCGGCACCAACTCGCTGCTCGACATCAACGTCTTCGGCCGCCGCTCGGGCATCGCCGCCGCGGAGTACGCGCAGGCCAACGACTACGTGCCGCTGCCGGAGAACCCGGCGCAGCTGGTCGAGGAGCAGGTGGAGCGGCTGCGGTCCTCGGTGGGGAGCGAGCGGGTGCACGACATCCGCCGTGAGCTGCAGGAGTGCATGGACGCCAACGTGATGGTGTTCCGCACCGAGCAGACCATCAAGACCGCGGTGGAGAAGATCGGCGAGCTGCGCGACCGCTATCTGCGGGTGTCCATCCAGGACAAGGGCCGACGCTTCAACACCGACCTGCTGGAGGCCGTCGAGCTGGGCAACCTGCTCGACCTGGCCGAGGTGATGGCGGTGTCCGCGCTGGCCCGCAAGGAGTCCCGCGGCGGGCACTACCGCGAGGACTACCCGAACCGTGACGACGTGAACTTCATGCGGCACACCATGGCCTACCGCGAGGTGGAGGCGAGCGGCACCGAGTCGATCCGCCTCGACTACAAGCCGGTCGTGCAGACCCGCTACCAGCCGATGGAGCGTAAGTACTGA
- a CDS encoding succinate dehydrogenase hydrophobic membrane anchor subunit: MATEVTPSDDVQLTGSSVSFSPENPAPLIEPPRARTPRTLRPQGAARTNFELYGWLFMRLSGVVLVVLVLGHLLIQLVLDGGVTKVGFAFVAGRWASPFWQYWDLAMLWLAMLHGGNGLRTVINDYAEQAATRLWLKTLLFTAVTFTIVLGSLVIFTFDPNIR, from the coding sequence ATGGCCACTGAAGTCACCCCCTCGGACGACGTGCAGCTGACCGGCTCCAGCGTCTCGTTCAGCCCGGAGAACCCGGCCCCGCTGATCGAGCCGCCGCGCGCCCGCACCCCGCGCACGCTGCGTCCCCAAGGGGCCGCCCGGACCAACTTCGAGCTGTACGGCTGGCTCTTCATGCGGCTGTCCGGCGTCGTACTGGTCGTGCTGGTGCTCGGCCACCTGCTGATCCAGCTGGTGCTCGACGGCGGTGTCACCAAGGTCGGCTTCGCGTTCGTCGCGGGCCGCTGGGCCTCGCCGTTCTGGCAGTACTGGGACCTGGCGATGCTGTGGCTGGCGATGCTGCACGGCGGCAACGGCCTGCGGACGGTCATCAACGACTACGCCGAGCAGGCGGCCACCCGCCTCTGGCTCAAGACGCTGCTGTTCACCGCCGTGACCTTCACCATCGTGCTCGGATCGCTGGTGATCTTCACCTTCGACCCGAACATCCGCTAA
- the sdhC gene encoding succinate dehydrogenase, cytochrome b556 subunit: MPAGTLYRGREGMWSWVAHRVTGVLIFFFLFVHVLDTALVRVSPEDYDKVVATYKTPIVSLLEYGLVAAILFHALNGLRIIAVDYWTQGPRYQKQMFWTVMGLWILLMIGAIYPVLGHAARVLFGS; encoded by the coding sequence GTGCCGGCTGGAACGCTGTACCGCGGCCGGGAAGGTATGTGGTCGTGGGTGGCTCATCGAGTCACCGGTGTCCTCATCTTCTTCTTCCTGTTCGTCCACGTCCTCGACACCGCCCTGGTGCGGGTCTCCCCCGAGGACTACGACAAGGTCGTCGCTACCTACAAGACCCCCATCGTCAGCCTGCTGGAATACGGCCTCGTCGCCGCGATCCTCTTCCACGCGCTGAACGGTCTGCGCATCATCGCCGTCGACTACTGGACCCAGGGCCCCCGCTACCAGAAGCAGATGTTCTGGACCGTGATGGGCCTGTGGATCCTGCTGATGATCGGCGCGATCTACCCGGTGCTCGGCCACGCCGCTCGAGTCCTGTTCGGGAGCTGA
- a CDS encoding 2-oxo-4-hydroxy-4-carboxy-5-ureidoimidazoline decarboxylase, with translation MPTRTVERTDTRHPTRLTDPAHPPHAFAVRDPYRRRTPPRSPPLSSDTPAEGLALLNLAPVMAAEAVLRSCCGSHRWARRMAAHRPYPTLDALLAAADEAAFDLTPGDLAEALAGEHTTALADRGNLAAHTALRAAHAAYEARFGHVFVIDLSTADPAEELDLTLVSLRERLGHDADEEVTATAEQLRGICRARLLRLAGEPYPPPPWAAGSPDRAGSLTPGPPRGPEPTARRYDGRGRWTVPGRA, from the coding sequence GTGCCCACCCGTACAGTTGAGCGTACCGATACGCGTCACCCCACCCGCCTCACCGACCCCGCGCATCCTCCGCACGCCTTCGCCGTACGCGACCCGTACCGGCGACGCACCCCACCCAGGAGCCCGCCGCTGTCCAGCGACACGCCCGCCGAGGGGCTGGCCCTGCTCAACCTCGCGCCCGTCATGGCCGCCGAGGCGGTCCTGCGTTCCTGCTGCGGCTCGCACCGCTGGGCCCGCCGGATGGCCGCGCACCGGCCGTACCCGACGCTGGACGCGCTGCTGGCCGCCGCGGACGAGGCCGCCTTCGACCTGACGCCCGGCGACCTCGCCGAAGCACTGGCCGGCGAGCACACCACCGCACTGGCCGACCGGGGCAACCTCGCGGCGCACACCGCGCTGCGCGCCGCGCACGCCGCCTACGAGGCCAGGTTCGGGCACGTCTTCGTGATCGACCTGTCCACCGCCGACCCGGCCGAGGAACTCGACCTGACCCTGGTCAGCCTGCGCGAGCGGCTCGGCCACGACGCGGACGAGGAGGTCACGGCCACCGCCGAGCAACTGCGGGGGATCTGCCGGGCCCGGCTGCTCCGGCTGGCCGGCGAGCCGTACCCGCCGCCGCCGTGGGCCGCGGGTTCACCCGACCGTGCGGGATCGCTCACACCTGGACCACCCCGCGGTCCGGAGCCGACAGCGCGTCGCTACGATGGCAGGGGCCGGTGGACCGTACCCGGCCGGGCGTGA
- a CDS encoding RNA polymerase sigma factor, which produces MFEGVGPDVDLDTAVGAAQGGDEHAFRVVYRAVQPQLLQYVRSLVGPVDAEDVASEAWLQIARDLPNFRGDGGSIRGWAARIARNRALDHIRARSRRPVSGAGVDELVQLPDRADTAGEALDAVATDRALAAIAALPREQAEAVLLRVVMGLDSTSAARVLGKRAGSVRMATHRGLRRLAEILELEEDGQPADVTFSAAEAP; this is translated from the coding sequence GTGTTCGAGGGGGTGGGGCCGGACGTGGATCTGGATACCGCGGTAGGCGCGGCGCAGGGCGGTGACGAACACGCCTTCCGCGTCGTTTACCGCGCCGTGCAGCCGCAGTTGCTGCAGTACGTCCGCAGTCTGGTGGGACCGGTGGACGCCGAGGACGTGGCGTCCGAGGCATGGCTGCAGATCGCCCGCGACCTGCCCAACTTCCGTGGTGACGGCGGCTCCATCCGCGGCTGGGCGGCCCGGATCGCCCGCAACCGGGCGCTGGACCACATCCGCGCCCGCAGCCGCAGGCCGGTGTCCGGCGCGGGGGTGGACGAGCTCGTCCAGCTCCCGGACCGGGCGGACACCGCGGGGGAGGCGCTGGACGCGGTGGCGACCGACCGGGCGCTGGCCGCGATAGCCGCCCTGCCGCGCGAGCAGGCCGAGGCCGTGCTGCTGCGGGTGGTGATGGGCCTGGACTCCACCAGCGCCGCCCGGGTGCTGGGAAAACGGGCCGGCTCGGTCCGGATGGCGACCCACCGGGGGCTGCGCCGGCTGGCCGAGATCCTGGAGCTGGAGGAGGACGGGCAACCGGCCGATGTGACGTTTTCCGCGGCCGAGGCGCCGTGA
- a CDS encoding acyl-CoA mutase large subunit family protein: protein MTRESESGLPIEPVYGPEALAGWDPAERLGVPGGYPYTRGVYPSMYTGRPWTMRQYAGFGTAAESNARYQQLIANGTMGLSVAFDLPTQMGHDSDAPIAHGEVGKVGVAIDSIEDMRVLLAGIPLDKVSTSMTINAPAALLLLLYQLVGEEQGVPAARLTGTIQNDVLKEYIARGTYIFPPKPSLRLIADIFAYCRAEIPKWNTISISGYHMAEAGASPAQEIAFTLADGIQYVRTAIDAGMEVDDFAPRLSFFFVSRTTILEEVAKFRAARRIWARVMREEFGARDPRSQMLRFHTQTAGVQLTAQQPEVNLVRVAVQGLAAVLGGTQSLHTNSFDEAIALPTDKSARLALRTQQVLAYETDVTATVDPFAGSYVVERMTDEVEAAALELMAKVEELGGAVTAIEHGFQKGEIERNAYRIALETDSGERVVVGVNRYKLDEEEPYEPLRVDPAIEAQQAGRLAQLRARRDQSALGHALAAMKKAAEGADNVLYPMKDALRAGATVGEVCNALREVWGTYVPTDSF from the coding sequence ATGACGCGCGAATCGGAGTCCGGTCTGCCGATCGAACCGGTGTACGGCCCGGAGGCTTTGGCCGGCTGGGATCCCGCGGAGCGGCTGGGGGTGCCGGGCGGATACCCGTACACCCGGGGGGTGTACCCGTCGATGTACACCGGCCGGCCGTGGACGATGCGGCAGTACGCCGGGTTCGGCACCGCGGCCGAGTCCAACGCCCGCTACCAGCAGTTGATCGCCAACGGCACGATGGGCCTGTCCGTCGCCTTCGACCTGCCCACCCAGATGGGCCACGACTCCGACGCGCCCATCGCGCACGGCGAGGTCGGCAAGGTCGGGGTCGCCATCGACTCCATCGAGGACATGCGGGTGCTGCTGGCCGGCATCCCGCTGGACAAGGTCTCCACCTCGATGACCATCAACGCCCCCGCCGCCCTCCTGCTGCTGCTCTACCAGCTCGTCGGCGAGGAACAGGGCGTGCCCGCCGCGCGGTTGACCGGCACCATCCAGAACGACGTGCTGAAGGAGTACATCGCCCGCGGTACGTACATCTTCCCGCCGAAGCCGTCGCTGCGGCTGATCGCGGACATCTTCGCGTACTGCCGGGCCGAGATCCCCAAGTGGAACACCATCTCGATCTCCGGCTACCACATGGCCGAGGCCGGCGCCTCGCCCGCGCAGGAGATCGCGTTCACCCTCGCCGACGGCATCCAGTACGTGCGCACCGCGATCGACGCCGGCATGGAGGTGGACGACTTCGCGCCGCGGCTGTCGTTCTTCTTCGTGTCCAGGACCACGATCCTGGAGGAGGTCGCCAAGTTCCGTGCCGCGCGCCGCATCTGGGCCCGGGTGATGCGGGAGGAGTTCGGGGCGCGCGACCCCAGGTCGCAGATGCTGCGCTTCCACACCCAGACCGCCGGCGTCCAACTCACCGCGCAGCAGCCGGAGGTCAACCTGGTCCGGGTCGCCGTGCAGGGGCTGGCCGCGGTCCTGGGCGGCACCCAGTCGCTGCACACCAACTCCTTCGACGAGGCCATCGCGCTGCCCACCGACAAGTCCGCCCGCCTGGCGCTGCGCACCCAGCAGGTGCTGGCGTACGAGACGGACGTGACCGCCACCGTGGACCCGTTCGCCGGGTCGTACGTGGTGGAGCGGATGACCGACGAGGTGGAGGCGGCTGCGCTGGAGCTGATGGCGAAGGTCGAGGAACTCGGCGGCGCGGTCACCGCGATCGAACACGGCTTCCAGAAGGGCGAGATCGAGCGCAACGCGTACCGGATCGCCCTGGAGACCGACTCCGGCGAGCGGGTGGTGGTCGGGGTCAACCGCTACAAGCTCGACGAGGAGGAGCCGTACGAGCCGCTGCGGGTGGACCCGGCGATCGAGGCCCAGCAGGCCGGGCGGCTCGCGCAGCTGCGGGCCCGCCGGGATCAGTCGGCCCTCGGCCACGCGCTGGCGGCGATGAAGAAGGCCGCCGAGGGCGCCGACAACGTGCTCTACCCGATGAAGGACGCGCTGCGGGCGGGCGCCACGGTCGGCGAGGTCTGCAACGCGCTGCGCGAGGTCTGGGGGACCTACGTTCCCACCGACTCCTTCTGA
- a CDS encoding SCO1431 family membrane protein, protein MADFTASLLLRPATGTGGPKDHDKLVEHVLGWALTVLVAALVTGLHLSVF, encoded by the coding sequence ATGGCCGACTTCACCGCAAGCCTTCTCCTGCGTCCCGCCACCGGCACCGGTGGCCCCAAGGACCACGACAAGCTCGTCGAGCACGTGCTCGGCTGGGCCCTCACCGTGCTGGTGGCCGCGCTCGTCACCGGGCTGCACCTGTCGGTCTTCTGA
- a CDS encoding TetR/AcrR family transcriptional regulator, whose product MSDITRGTVREPTRAQEILALGLRDEKRRQTRQHVAEVATGLFLRHGFGRVTIADVARTAEVSVNTVYTYFPSKEDLVFYPEQASAQRMVRMVADRPRGRSAADAVLVALRAELRHGDRAAGLTGGFGRFLDMVRAEPALAARLDSIQREMVAALAAELAAETGAGPADPLPRLVASQLGWAQEQLFREIGEQTRAGRSPAAVATAGLELLDVVEGLLGEQVLAYAARHTG is encoded by the coding sequence GTGAGCGACATCACCCGCGGCACGGTGCGTGAGCCGACCCGCGCGCAGGAGATCCTCGCCCTGGGGCTGCGGGACGAGAAGAGACGGCAGACCAGGCAGCACGTCGCCGAGGTCGCCACCGGGCTCTTCCTCCGGCACGGCTTCGGCCGGGTGACGATCGCCGACGTGGCCCGTACCGCCGAGGTGTCGGTCAACACCGTGTACACGTACTTCCCCTCGAAGGAGGACCTGGTCTTCTACCCGGAGCAGGCGTCGGCGCAGCGCATGGTGCGGATGGTCGCGGACCGGCCGCGGGGCCGTTCGGCGGCGGACGCGGTACTGGTCGCGCTGCGCGCCGAACTGCGGCACGGGGACCGGGCGGCGGGGCTGACCGGCGGCTTCGGCCGGTTCCTCGACATGGTCCGCGCGGAGCCGGCGCTGGCCGCCCGGCTGGACTCGATCCAGCGCGAGATGGTGGCCGCGCTCGCGGCCGAACTGGCCGCCGAGACCGGCGCGGGGCCCGCCGACCCGCTGCCCCGGCTGGTGGCCTCGCAGCTGGGCTGGGCGCAGGAGCAGCTGTTCCGGGAGATCGGCGAGCAGACCCGCGCCGGCCGCTCCCCGGCCGCGGTGGCGACGGCGGGGCTGGAGCTGCTGGACGTGGTGGAGGGACTGCTCGGCGAGCAGGTGCTGGCGTACGCGGCCCGCCACACCGGGTGA
- a CDS encoding acyltransferase family protein — protein sequence MSLHLPAPAEESAGPGGSATTAEPLPQAAPGQSAATDKPTAAAGGGRAKGRLRALDGLRLIAALMVCVYHYGGREGDIATAWGRSPSHIFPHLAGPFSYGPLGVQIFFVISGFVISMSGWGRSVKDFAISRITRLYPAYWAALVIITVAFAIVGLKRVSDTDLLVNFTMLQMPAGAERVLGVCWTLWAEMRFYLLFALFVVWPGATRKRVLVFCTVWTVGALYAESAGQDFLKLALMPEYAPFFVAGMGLYLVYRFGHDALAWGVVAVGFLLGQREEVKALVAPPHMHVFHHRSQLMVIAVVAFGFLAVIAVTLVPRIANLNWRWLTTAGALTYPFYLVHEHLGWVVIGKLNEHTSLSPGAIFVSTVLFMLVLAYVLYRVVEKPLAPRLKRLLQRQPVLR from the coding sequence ATGAGTCTGCACCTGCCCGCGCCCGCCGAAGAGTCCGCCGGGCCGGGCGGCTCCGCGACCACCGCGGAGCCACTGCCCCAGGCCGCCCCCGGGCAGTCCGCCGCCACCGACAAGCCGACGGCGGCGGCCGGCGGCGGACGGGCCAAGGGACGGCTGCGCGCGCTGGACGGCCTGCGGCTGATCGCCGCGCTGATGGTGTGCGTCTACCACTACGGGGGCCGCGAGGGCGACATCGCGACGGCCTGGGGGCGCTCGCCGAGCCACATATTCCCGCACCTGGCCGGGCCGTTCTCCTACGGGCCGCTGGGTGTGCAGATCTTCTTCGTCATCAGCGGTTTCGTGATCTCGATGAGCGGCTGGGGCCGCTCGGTCAAGGACTTCGCGATCTCCCGGATCACCCGGCTCTACCCGGCCTACTGGGCGGCGCTGGTCATCATCACGGTGGCGTTCGCGATCGTCGGCCTCAAGCGGGTCTCCGACACCGACCTGCTGGTCAACTTCACCATGCTGCAGATGCCGGCCGGTGCCGAGCGGGTGCTCGGTGTGTGCTGGACGCTGTGGGCCGAGATGCGGTTCTACCTGCTGTTCGCGCTGTTCGTGGTGTGGCCGGGCGCGACCCGCAAGCGGGTGCTGGTGTTCTGCACGGTGTGGACGGTCGGCGCGCTGTACGCCGAGTCCGCCGGCCAGGACTTCCTGAAGCTGGCTCTGATGCCCGAGTACGCGCCGTTCTTCGTCGCCGGCATGGGCCTGTACCTGGTCTACCGCTTCGGCCACGACGCCCTGGCCTGGGGCGTGGTGGCGGTCGGCTTCCTGCTCGGCCAGCGCGAGGAGGTCAAGGCGCTGGTGGCGCCGCCGCACATGCACGTCTTCCACCACCGTTCGCAGCTGATGGTGATCGCCGTCGTCGCGTTCGGCTTCCTCGCGGTCATCGCGGTGACGCTGGTACCGCGGATCGCCAACCTCAACTGGCGCTGGCTGACCACCGCGGGCGCCCTGACGTACCCGTTCTACCTGGTGCACGAGCACCTCGGCTGGGTCGTGATCGGCAAGCTCAACGAGCACACCAGCCTGTCGCCGGGGGCGATCTTCGTGAGCACCGTGCTGTTCATGCTGGTGCTCGCGTACGTGCTGTACCGGGTGGTGGAGAAGCCGCTCGCGCCGCGGCTCAAGCGGCTGCTGCAGCGGCAGCCCGTGCTGCGCTGA
- a CDS encoding polysialyltransferase family glycosyltransferase, translating to MARTQLFLASTLYGAATLAAALDAGSFAAADRRLLVVCNNAAIPEITPPLDEAPGFAALRSRFDDLVSWNEAIHPLHPGGWAPRADDVPVWERYVRMLWELGDDSIELIVESIQVEPALAVAAVFQGAPITVYADGLMSYGPTRNKLGALVDTRIDRLLHLDLVPGLRPLLLTEHGVGSEVVPTTEFTKVLAEVAEASMDAGGDDLGAVPEGAALLLGQYLSALGLITAAEEEELHLSMVRGAAALGHKEIVFKPHPTAPAEWTEPLKAEAERLGARLTVLDSPVLAEVVYQRSRPALVAGCFSTALLTASVLYGIPVARTGTKLLLERLTPYQNSNRIPVTIVHAMLPDLADTTGVQDWRPPTPEQVAAELTPLLHAVGYCMQAQAYPHLREEAVAWLTQRLNAGTWPYFKRRRLTSLGLPGAVPARLAFVPRNRTVRRVARRARALKKATLG from the coding sequence ATGGCCCGTACCCAGCTCTTCCTCGCCTCCACCCTCTACGGCGCCGCCACCCTGGCCGCCGCGCTGGACGCCGGCTCCTTCGCCGCCGCCGACCGGCGGCTGCTGGTGGTCTGCAACAACGCGGCCATCCCGGAGATCACCCCGCCGCTGGACGAGGCCCCCGGCTTCGCCGCGCTGCGTTCCCGCTTCGACGACCTGGTGTCGTGGAACGAGGCGATCCACCCGCTGCACCCGGGCGGCTGGGCGCCGCGCGCCGACGACGTGCCCGTCTGGGAGCGCTACGTGCGGATGCTGTGGGAGCTCGGCGACGACTCGATCGAACTGATCGTGGAGTCCATCCAGGTCGAGCCGGCGCTGGCGGTGGCCGCCGTCTTCCAGGGCGCGCCCATCACCGTCTACGCCGACGGCCTGATGTCGTACGGGCCGACCCGCAACAAGCTGGGCGCGCTGGTCGACACCCGCATCGACCGGCTGCTGCACCTGGACCTGGTGCCGGGGCTGCGCCCGCTGCTGCTCACCGAGCACGGCGTGGGCTCCGAGGTGGTGCCCACCACGGAGTTCACCAAGGTGCTCGCCGAGGTCGCCGAGGCGTCGATGGACGCCGGCGGGGACGACCTGGGGGCGGTGCCGGAGGGCGCGGCGCTGCTGCTCGGGCAGTACCTGTCGGCGCTGGGCCTGATCACCGCCGCCGAGGAGGAGGAGCTGCACCTGTCGATGGTGCGGGGCGCGGCGGCGCTGGGCCACAAGGAGATCGTCTTCAAGCCGCACCCGACCGCACCCGCGGAGTGGACCGAGCCGCTGAAGGCCGAGGCCGAGCGCCTCGGCGCGCGGCTGACGGTGCTCGACTCGCCGGTGCTGGCCGAGGTGGTGTACCAGAGGTCCCGCCCGGCGCTGGTGGCCGGCTGCTTCTCCACCGCGCTGCTGACCGCCTCGGTGCTCTACGGCATCCCGGTCGCCAGGACCGGTACCAAGCTGCTGCTGGAGCGGCTGACGCCGTATCAGAACAGCAACCGGATCCCGGTCACCATCGTGCACGCGATGCTACCGGACCTGGCGGACACCACCGGGGTACAGGACTGGCGGCCGCCCACGCCGGAGCAGGTGGCGGCCGAACTGACCCCGCTGCTGCACGCGGTGGGCTACTGCATGCAGGCGCAGGCGTACCCGCATCTGCGCGAGGAGGCCGTAGCCTGGCTCACCCAGCGGCTGAACGCGGGCACCTGGCCGTACTTCAAGCGCCGCCGGCTCACCTCTCTGGGGCTGCCCGGCGCGGTCCCGGCCAGGCTGGCGTTCGTGCCGCGCAACCGAACCGTCCGCCGGGTGGCCCGCCGCGCCCGTGCCTTGAAGAAAGCCACACTGGGATGA
- a CDS encoding glycosyltransferase family 2 protein: MVKLSVVVPFFNVQQYAADTLRSLRANADPDYEFVLVDDASTDRTPVILEQALDSLPGARLVRHEKNGGLATARNTGIDAARGQYLTFLDGDDWYGPGYLPRLVAAIEGLDTDFVRVDHVQCTGRVRNVIRVPHGRRGVTLGARDAILPADRSTSVDYPYAWAGIYHRRLVDRGLLHFPDGLRTAEDRPWIWRLHREADTFAVAAGLMGIFYRRGVATSLTQIGDVRQLDFIRSFDRVIAETAKDRDAALFLPKAVRTYCAIIAHHLSNIERFEPPVARKLKSMSAAALRQLPQDVLTEALDSMDLERSSRIRRLRWRLPARSDDPGAAASPPPPVPGSKRAVAETGTGDDLDARDNEGAVA; encoded by the coding sequence GTGGTCAAGCTCTCCGTCGTCGTGCCCTTTTTCAATGTCCAGCAGTATGCCGCGGACACCCTGCGCAGCCTCCGGGCGAACGCCGATCCCGATTACGAGTTCGTGCTGGTGGACGACGCGTCGACCGACCGGACCCCGGTGATCCTGGAACAGGCGCTGGACTCCCTGCCGGGCGCCAGACTCGTCCGGCACGAGAAGAACGGGGGTCTGGCGACCGCGCGCAACACCGGCATCGACGCCGCGCGCGGCCAGTACCTCACCTTCCTCGACGGTGACGACTGGTACGGCCCCGGCTACCTGCCGCGGCTGGTGGCGGCCATCGAGGGGCTGGACACCGACTTCGTCCGGGTGGACCACGTGCAGTGCACCGGCCGGGTCCGCAACGTCATCCGGGTGCCGCACGGCCGCCGCGGGGTCACTCTCGGCGCCCGCGACGCGATCCTGCCCGCGGACCGCTCCACCTCGGTGGACTACCCGTACGCCTGGGCCGGGATCTACCACCGCCGGCTGGTCGACCGCGGGCTGCTGCACTTCCCCGACGGGCTGCGCACCGCGGAGGACCGGCCGTGGATCTGGCGGCTGCACCGCGAGGCCGACACCTTCGCGGTGGCGGCCGGGCTGATGGGCATCTTCTACCGGCGGGGCGTGGCCACCTCGCTGACCCAGATCGGCGACGTGCGCCAACTGGACTTCATCCGCAGCTTCGACCGGGTGATCGCGGAGACCGCCAAGGACCGCGACGCCGCGCTGTTCCTGCCCAAGGCGGTCCGCACGTACTGCGCGATCATCGCCCACCATCTGAGCAACATCGAGCGGTTCGAGCCGCCGGTGGCGCGCAAGCTCAAGTCGATGAGCGCCGCCGCGCTGCGCCAGCTCCCGCAGGACGTGCTCACCGAGGCGCTGGACTCGATGGACCTGGAGCGCAGCTCCAGGATCCGCCGGCTGCGCTGGCGGCTGCCGGCCCGCAGCGACGACCCGGGCGCCGCCGCCTCCCCGCCACCGCCCGTCCCCGGCTCCAAGCGCGCGGTCGCCGAGACCGGCACCGGCGACGACCTCGACGCCCGCGACAACGAAGGGGCGGTCGCGTGA